In Acidaminococcus fermentans DSM 20731, one genomic interval encodes:
- a CDS encoding DEAD/DEAH box helicase: protein MKFVPHAYQQYAIEYIKTHPVTALLLDMGLGKTVTTLTAIRDLMQDTFEVQRVLVVAPLRVARDTWPEEIRKWDHLKDLTCSVVVGTVTERRRALQKAADIYIVNRENLVWLSRNCRLDFDMVVLDELSSFKNPQAQRFKAMKALRPKVKRIVGLTGTPSGNGLMDLWAEFRLLDMGERLGKYISQYRNTYFQPDKRNGMVVFSYKHLPGAEEAIYRKISDITVSMKATDYLKMPDLVSVRTEVNLSEAERKRYQDFKKSLVMELPGGEVTAANAASLTLKLTQMANGAIYTDDGKTIHLHDRKLDALEDLVESANGRPVLVAYWFRHDKERICQRMEARELKSSQDFADWNAGKIPVALIHPASAGHGLNLQQGGSILIWFGLTWSLELYQQTVARLWRQGQESRTVIVQHIVTKSTIDERILKALEKKDSSQAALIEAVKADLEEKA, encoded by the coding sequence ATGAAATTCGTACCCCATGCGTATCAGCAATACGCCATCGAATACATCAAGACTCATCCGGTAACGGCGCTTCTCCTGGACATGGGTTTGGGAAAGACGGTGACCACCCTTACGGCCATCCGGGACCTGATGCAGGACACCTTTGAAGTCCAGCGGGTCCTTGTGGTGGCTCCCCTTCGGGTGGCTCGGGACACATGGCCGGAGGAGATCCGGAAATGGGACCACCTGAAAGATCTCACCTGCAGCGTGGTGGTGGGCACCGTGACGGAAAGAAGGCGGGCCCTCCAGAAAGCGGCGGACATCTACATCGTGAACCGGGAGAACCTGGTGTGGCTCTCCCGGAACTGCCGACTGGATTTTGACATGGTGGTCCTGGACGAACTTTCCTCTTTCAAGAATCCCCAGGCCCAGCGGTTCAAAGCCATGAAGGCCCTGCGGCCTAAGGTGAAACGGATTGTGGGCCTTACAGGAACTCCCAGCGGTAATGGGCTTATGGACCTGTGGGCCGAATTCCGGCTTTTGGATATGGGGGAAAGACTAGGAAAGTACATCAGCCAGTACCGGAACACCTACTTTCAGCCGGACAAGCGGAATGGAATGGTGGTCTTTTCCTACAAGCACTTGCCAGGAGCGGAAGAAGCCATCTACCGGAAAATTTCGGATATCACCGTCTCCATGAAGGCCACGGACTACCTGAAGATGCCGGACCTGGTGAGCGTCCGGACCGAGGTGAATCTTTCAGAAGCGGAACGGAAGCGGTATCAAGATTTCAAAAAGTCTCTGGTGATGGAACTGCCAGGCGGGGAAGTGACAGCAGCCAATGCGGCTTCCCTGACGTTGAAGCTCACCCAGATGGCCAACGGAGCCATCTATACCGATGATGGGAAGACCATCCATCTTCACGACCGAAAGTTGGATGCCTTGGAAGATCTGGTAGAAAGTGCCAATGGCCGGCCGGTGCTAGTGGCCTATTGGTTCCGTCATGACAAGGAGCGGATCTGTCAGCGGATGGAAGCTAGGGAGCTGAAGTCATCCCAGGATTTTGCAGACTGGAATGCCGGGAAGATTCCGGTGGCTCTCATTCACCCAGCTTCTGCCGGCCATGGCCTCAACCTGCAGCAGGGTGGGTCCATCCTGATCTGGTTCGGGCTCACCTGGAGTTTGGAACTGTACCAGCAAACGGTGGCCAGGCTCTGGCGGCAGGGACAGGAAAGCCGGACGGTGATTGTCCAGCACATTGTGACCAAGAGCACCATTGACGAACGGATTCTGAAAGCCCTGGAAAAGAAAGACAGTTCTCAAGCGGCATTGATTGAAGCTGTCAAAGCGGATTTGGAGGAAAAAGCATGA
- a CDS encoding primase alpha helix C-terminal domain-containing protein, which yields MKFTLFTASYTGVESNCRYPQKREIQNAQDLKVAAQFDHVCAAYKNSYRSRDNFLWSDVAVMDCDNDHTENPREWVSGEQFLAQVPRVAVAIVPSRNNGKAKDGRKARPRFHAYFPIPEMQDEEAYTALKQAIWEVFPFFDGKALDAARFLYGTDVDPEDILWQEGEMTITEFLTGREPVEHDQMEPPLYTGNSIPEGSRNNTMSHFASRVLKRFGDTEKAYEAYLERAGKCDPHLPEKELGTIWKSALKFFRNKIEGSEGYVPPEEYDNVFSKGILKPEDYSDMGEAKVLAMACIGKLRYTSATDYIAFVGDHWYEDRAKALGVIEDFMDDQLKDAGEKIRLAEEALVAIGVSEAEVKSRSKTLVNQIPEKSWDCFWPCRELMPTKNSS from the coding sequence GTGAAATTTACATTATTTACGGCATCCTATACAGGGGTGGAATCCAACTGCCGGTATCCTCAGAAACGGGAAATCCAAAATGCTCAGGACCTAAAAGTGGCGGCTCAATTCGATCATGTTTGCGCGGCCTACAAAAACAGCTACCGGAGCCGGGATAACTTCCTTTGGTCCGATGTGGCCGTCATGGATTGTGACAATGATCATACGGAAAATCCCCGGGAATGGGTGAGTGGAGAACAGTTCCTGGCCCAGGTGCCCCGGGTGGCTGTGGCCATCGTCCCTTCCCGGAATAATGGGAAAGCCAAAGACGGCCGGAAAGCCCGGCCTCGGTTCCATGCCTATTTCCCCATTCCGGAGATGCAGGACGAAGAAGCCTACACGGCCCTGAAGCAGGCCATCTGGGAGGTGTTCCCTTTCTTTGACGGAAAGGCCCTGGATGCGGCCCGGTTCCTTTATGGCACAGATGTCGATCCGGAAGATATCCTCTGGCAGGAAGGGGAGATGACGATAACTGAATTCCTGACTGGCCGGGAACCAGTGGAACATGACCAGATGGAGCCACCCCTGTACACGGGAAATTCCATCCCCGAAGGCAGCCGTAACAACACTATGTCCCACTTCGCCAGCCGGGTGCTGAAACGTTTCGGGGATACGGAAAAAGCGTATGAAGCCTACCTGGAAAGGGCAGGAAAATGCGACCCGCATTTGCCGGAAAAGGAACTGGGGACCATCTGGAAAAGCGCACTGAAATTTTTCAGGAACAAAATCGAAGGCAGTGAAGGGTATGTCCCACCAGAGGAATATGACAATGTATTCAGCAAAGGTATTTTGAAGCCGGAAGATTACTCCGATATGGGGGAAGCGAAAGTACTGGCCATGGCTTGTATTGGGAAACTTCGGTATACGAGTGCCACAGACTATATCGCCTTCGTTGGTGACCACTGGTATGAAGACCGGGCGAAGGCCCTCGGAGTTATTGAAGATTTTATGGATGACCAGTTGAAAGATGCAGGAGAGAAGATTCGCTTGGCGGAAGAAGCCCTGGTTGCCATCGGAGTCTCAGAGGCCGAGGTAAAGTCCAGAAGCAAGACCCTTGTGAACCAGATTCCCGAGAAAAGCTGGGATTGCTTTTGGCCCTGCAGGGAGCTGATGCCTACAAAAAATTCGTCATGA
- a CDS encoding VRR-NUC domain-containing protein, producing MNFLREKQIEHSLVTAVRKQGGLALKFVSPSYAGMPDRLVLLPDGKMAFVEVKAPGKKPRVLQEKQHRMLRALGFQVFVLDDASAIPGLLKKIAEGGETP from the coding sequence ATGAACTTTTTAAGAGAGAAACAGATTGAACACAGCCTGGTGACGGCAGTTCGGAAACAGGGCGGTCTGGCCCTGAAGTTCGTGTCTCCGTCCTATGCCGGCATGCCGGACCGGCTGGTCCTTCTGCCTGACGGGAAAATGGCCTTTGTGGAAGTGAAGGCACCTGGGAAGAAACCACGGGTGCTGCAAGAGAAACAGCACAGGATGCTGCGGGCCCTTGGCTTTCAGGTGTTTGTCCTGGATGATGCCAGCGCCATTCCCGGGCTGCTGAAGAAAATTGCGGAAGGAGGTGAGACCCCATGA
- a CDS encoding DNA primase family protein, with translation MRYRNYRYIVNTQNAAKPMLALDVSELDYDPELLNTPEATYDLTQGTRGSHPHDPDDLITKITACSPGDKGMELWQESLDLFFCHDRELIQYVQQIVGMAAVGRVYAEQMIIAYGGGANGKSTFWNTIARVLGTYSGKISADALTMSCKRNVKPEMAELKGKRLIIASELEEGQRLNTGMVKQICSIDPIEAEKKYKDPFHFVPSHTLVLYTNYLPKVTANDDGTWRRLIVIPFNAKITGKSDIKNYSDYLFEHAGPAILKWVIEGAETAIRKGFKIEEPKAVRNAVEKYREDNDWLGQFLEDHCEIDPSFTERSGKLYQHYRVICLQSGEYIRSTTDFYGNLEKAGFFRHRTRDGSFVRGLKLKEGQDFLD, from the coding sequence ATGAGGTACCGCAACTACCGGTATATCGTGAACACCCAGAATGCAGCCAAACCGATGCTGGCTCTGGATGTCAGTGAACTGGACTATGATCCGGAACTCCTCAATACACCTGAAGCTACGTATGACTTAACCCAGGGAACGAGGGGAAGCCATCCTCACGATCCGGATGACCTGATCACGAAAATTACGGCCTGCTCTCCGGGGGATAAGGGAATGGAACTCTGGCAGGAGAGCCTTGACCTTTTCTTCTGCCATGACCGGGAACTGATCCAGTATGTTCAGCAGATTGTTGGGATGGCAGCTGTTGGAAGAGTCTATGCCGAACAGATGATTATCGCCTATGGTGGCGGGGCAAATGGTAAATCCACCTTCTGGAATACCATCGCCAGGGTCCTTGGCACCTATTCCGGAAAAATTTCTGCAGATGCCCTGACCATGAGCTGCAAGCGAAACGTGAAACCCGAGATGGCAGAACTCAAGGGCAAACGGCTCATCATTGCATCAGAACTGGAAGAAGGGCAGCGTCTCAATACAGGAATGGTCAAACAGATTTGTTCGATTGATCCCATTGAGGCAGAAAAGAAGTACAAGGATCCATTCCATTTCGTACCCTCCCACACCCTGGTTCTTTACACCAACTACCTGCCCAAGGTGACGGCTAACGATGATGGTACCTGGCGCAGACTGATCGTCATTCCCTTCAACGCCAAGATTACCGGCAAGAGTGACATCAAGAACTACTCGGACTATCTGTTCGAACATGCAGGCCCTGCCATTCTGAAGTGGGTCATCGAGGGGGCGGAAACTGCTATCCGAAAGGGATTTAAAATCGAGGAACCGAAAGCAGTGCGGAATGCAGTGGAAAAATATCGGGAGGACAATGACTGGCTGGGGCAGTTTCTGGAGGATCACTGTGAAATTGACCCATCATTCACAGAGAGATCAGGGAAACTGTATCAGCATTACCGGGTCATCTGTCTGCAGAGCGGTGAATACATCAGAAGTACCACGGATTTCTATGGAAACCTGGAAAAGGCGGGATTCTTCCGTCATCGCACACGGGATGGAAGTTTTGTCCGTGGTTTGAAACTGAAGGAAGGACAGGATTTCCTGGACTAA